gCCAAACCGGTGctctctttttttgcttgaactggTTTGCTTCATTAGACCAAACCAGACCAATTGATTCATAGTTTCCATCTTTGAACCGGATTTTTTGTTGAGTAAGGACTCCACATTGAATGATGCTTGTATTAATTTGTATAAGCACAAAACTCTAAACCGAATTCacttattttttcttctaaaatattttattatcttaataGTTTGCggaataaaattattaagcTTCAACTAACGATAATATTTTACTTCGGACCTGAAGTGCGAAcactttataattatatattctcaataatataattttcatcaaatattattctatctgtgaacaaaaaaaattatttttctccttttcttttacttctctATATTGAATTTTTGCTTGAATCCTAATTCTGAAATTTATTTGGCAgtgaaaaagaatatttttaagtaacgacaatttattaatattgtgttatttaactaaaatatactttctaatattaattataaattaaatataatattaattatctgCCGCATTNtattttattatcttaataGTTAGCggaataaaattattaagcTTCAACTAACGATAATATTTTACTTCGGACATGAAGCGCGAAcactttataattatatattctcaataatataattttcatcaaatattattctatccatgaacaaaaaaaatattgttttctccttttattttgcttctctatattgaattttttgcttgaatactaattctaaaatttatttagcaGTGAAAAAGAATACTTTTAAGTAACgacaatttattaatattgtgttatttgactaaaatatactttctaatattaattataaattaaatataatattaattatccgCCGCATTGTGCGGGTACCTCAACTAGTatgacaaaaaattatttataatatataattaattaaaaacagTAACTATAAATTTCTAATAAATCTCAGATGATATAGGACtgatgaaaatatgaataaaaaaaaaggaagaagaaatctCACTTGCGGTATCGAGGTTGGGGCCGGGGGAGGACATGAGGATGGCGAGGCCCTCGCACTGGCGCTGGAGGATGGCGAGCCACCGCGGCGCGCCGAGGGCCAGCCCGGAGCGGAGCAGCGGCCGGTAAAGCTGGTGCACAGCGGCCTCGTCGTACTCTGCGTGCTCCACCCATGTGACCTGCACCACCAAATCGCGTCCGTTAGCTCATTaatacttctcacatgcatgtcTCCTCACTCGCCCACACATCCATCTAGCACCTGTAACAGTTGTAAATATACTTACGCCGGACCACGGTATGGGCGCCTCCCGTGGCCGCGCGTACACATTACCACGTAATGACGAAAAGTTTTACCTCTTCGAGGTGGCTAGCGCTTTGGCCGTGGCTTTGGTGGAGAGTTAGATACAAAAACGCTGCAGGGGTTTGACTACTAGCTCGCTATGTGTGCGCATCGACATGCGGACAAtgagaagagaggaaaaaaaaaaaagaaaaagaaaaagagataggGTAGCTCCTATTTAAATATTACTCTAATAATAAAGTAGGAGATATAtctaaaagaatataaaatattatattaaattgaaGAGGAATCGGCAGAGTACCATAGTataaggagaagaagatgggaATAGAAACAACGGGATTAATTACGTAAAAGCGTGCAGCTCGATATCTTATTAATCTAATAAGAGCGGTAGCACAAATAGCGAGGGGTTGAACCAATTTAATGTGATGTTTGAGGAGAGAGGAGATACGGAAAACAAGGGCGAaccccaaaaatttaaaaatagggGCGAGTTGAGTGAGATTAAAGATGGCGTTAATGAGGACAAGAAGCTACCTGTAGAAGCTGGTCCCGATGAGTAGAAGAAGCGTCTAATACTTTTAAATCTCGTAAACGGTTAAATAAACATTATGGGATATGAAATGCTTAGGAAGGGGCGAGATCTACAGAAACTCATTTACCGAGCTAAGCTCTCGCTGACCCAGTTAATATTATAAGATTAAGTGGGCTCGCAAGTCGCAACCCAAACGAGGCATTGAAAATCCCGGGGTTAGGGCTTGACTAATGAATGCAGATAAAATGCACGGGCATCACAAACCCAAGTTGCACTAATAGCTTTGTGTCACACCTCTACACATTAAagcagtaatatatatatatgtttagcATATCCATTTTCCCACCAACCAAAGAAACACTTTAGAAAGAGAACACCATCATTTACTAGTGATTAGGTTAAGCTTTTTCAAAGCGTTAGTGTGAACAGCATAAATAATGGGGATGCAGCGCGGGTTTTGCGTTAAGTACCTTGCAATAGCCATTGGGCATATCTTGCACCACACACCCAGAAGGGAGCCTGCGACACTTCATGTTAGCCGTTGGATTAGAATGGTTCTCCCTGATTGCATCGACGGATACGTCGGCGACGGCCCAAGCACCCTCCGCGAGCTGTTTACAGAACCTGAGGAAGTTGATCTCTCTGATGGGGACCAATGGGGAGAGAACTTGGAGCTCCGCATGCATCTTGTTAATATTAATCAACAATTAAGTAATCAAAAATTAACTCTGAAAAAGGTTTTTAAGTATAAAAGGAAGATCTATCAAGTTTTAACTCACGAGTTGTAGTGCACCATTTCGACTCCCGCCCATTCCACCAGATATTACTTCGGTGGTGCTCGCTCTAGCAATCATAGAAGGGAACATTTCCAACCACCGAGCCTGCATACGAAGCATTCAACACAGCATGTACAGCGATCATAAAGTAGTACCAACGAAGATCAATGGTGGAAGAGGTAGAGATATAGATAGTTGCTTCTTGCTCACGGCATCCATGAGAGTCTCGACGAGCGCTGCGCTGCTGATGATGACGATGCCGGTCTCCCTAGAGGCCTCGGAGACAAAGCCGACGGGCTTCACGCCGACGCACTGCGGGAAAGCCCGCGAGTACTCCTCGTAGTTCACCGTGTCCCGTCCGCCTTCCAAGCTGGGGATCCACAGCGGCTCCTCCATCTGCGCCATCTTCACCAGCTCGTCCATCGCGGCGAGCGCGAGCTCCAGCAGCAAAGACCGCTCCAGCGACTTGTCCACCCCGACAATGCCGCCGCCTGCGGTCCTGGCGGGAGTTATGACGGTGCCCAGCGGGCTCGAGACGGTCGTCGGGAAGTCGGTGAGCGCGGGCAAGGCGGCGGCAGGCACGGCGCCGAGAGCGGCGTAAGCATTGGTGCCGACGGCGAGCTCTAAAGAGGAGTTGGGCATCGGGAGAGGGAGCGGGGCCCCGACGGCCGGCGCGGGTTTGCCCATGAACTTCCCGGCGAGCGCGCAGACGCGGTCGAGCTCGTCTTTGAGCCGGGCGTTCTCGATTCGCAAATGCTGCTCCTCTAAAGAGATCTCGCCGAGCACCGCCGGGCCGCCGCAGCTGCTGCAGATCGGGTTTCGCATCGCTTCCCGGATCGCCAAGTTCTCCGCCCGGAGCTTGTCGTTCTCCTGCCGAAGGATCGTGTTCTCGTGGCGCTCCATTTGCGTCTAGGATCGAGTGACATACATATTACAAACCGATCGCTATAGACCAAAACAAATGGAAACGAGAAGGAACCAAGAAAAATCATGGATTTAGATTTGGATATAGCTAGGAGAGTTACTTTCATCTGGGTGCGCCTATTCTGGAACCAAAACTTGACCTGGCGAGACTCTAAGCAAAGCCGTTTACTGAGCTCCAATCTTTGCTTCTCATCTGGGTGAGGACACTCCTTAAAGAgcctaaaataaaagaaaattccaaaaaaaaataaataaataaaaaaaactaacacTATGAGATTTGATTAATTACGTAGAGAAAAGAGAGCGGGAGAAGCAATTGAGGGATGCAACTCCTACGTTTCGAGCTCTTGGATCTGCTGAGGAGTGTGGCGGTGGTAGCGCTTCTTCCGCTTGCGAGGGTTCGGATCGGGCTCCATATCGTCGGCGGAGACGGCGTCGAGGTGGTCGCTCCCCGATCGGCTCTCGTTCTCCTCCTCCCTGTTCGCACCCTGCGCCGAATCCAAAACCCTTCCTCCTACGTTTGTGACCACGGCGAGCGAGTTCCTATCTCCTTGCCCCTCCATATTCGTTTGCTGCGCTCCATAgagaatcaaaatcaaaatctcaaATCACACAAAATAGCTATAAATACACAGTGAAAGgttgttgatgatgatgataatggtAGGAGAagggtatatatatagacacacaTACCAAGGCGAGGGACAGAGCGGGGGAGCTGAAGATGGTGGGTTTGTGAGGGAGGGACCGCGGCGGCTGAGAGAtagcgccgccgcccccgccgccgccggatAGTAGACCGCCGGAGCCGCCGCTATCGAACAAGCCCCCGAAGCTCATCTGAACGGCTCAACTCTTTGCCCAAGCTCAAGAGTCTTCTAGAGAGTACTAGATCTATTCGAAAGCTCTCTCCTACCGACCCACCACGCACTCAATAAAccctagaagaagaagaagaagaagaagaagaagaagaaagtagaaaccctaaaaggcggaggaggagatctAATGGTGATTCAAAATGGGTTTTGCGAACCCAAAAAATTGAATCTAAGCTCCCTCCCTCTCGCTcgctccctctctccctctctctctctctctctaaaaaatggTATTAAGggtagaaagaaagagaaggaagcCAAGCGCGAGTCGCTAGCACCTcgttctctctccctctcccttcccCTCTACAccctcaaaaccctaactccAC
This genomic window from Ananas comosus cultivar F153 linkage group 3, ASM154086v1, whole genome shotgun sequence contains:
- the LOC109707714 gene encoding homeobox-leucine zipper protein ROC5-like; the encoded protein is MSFGGLFDSGGSGGLLSGGGGGGGAISQPPRSLPHKPTIFSSPALSLALQTNMEGQGDRNSLAVVTNVGGRVLDSAQGANREEENESRSGSDHLDAVSADDMEPDPNPRKRKKRYHRHTPQQIQELETLFKECPHPDEKQRLELSKRLCLESRQVKFWFQNRRTQMKTQMERHENTILRQENDKLRAENLAIREAMRNPICSSCGGPAVLGEISLEEQHLRIENARLKDELDRVCALAGKFMGKPAPAVGAPLPLPMPNSSLELAVGTNAYAALGAVPAAALPALTDFPTTVSSPLGTVITPARTAGGGIVGVDKSLERSLLLELALAAMDELVKMAQMEEPLWIPSLEGGRDTVNYEEYSRAFPQCVGVKPVGFVSEASRETGIVIISSAALVETLMDAARWLEMFPSMIARASTTEVISGGMGGSRNGALQLMHAELQVLSPLVPIREINFLRFCKQLAEGAWAVADVSVDAIRENHSNPTANMKCRRLPSGCVVQDMPNGYCKVTWVEHAEYDEAAVHQLYRPLLRSGLALGAPRWLAILQRQCEGLAILMSSPGPNLDTATITAGGRRSMLKLAQRMTDNFCAGVSASSAHKWTKLVGAAAVAAAGRGGGGGAMGVEEEVRVMTRQSVDDPGEPPGVVLSAATSVWVPAVPPHRLFDFLRDERLRSQWDILSNGGPMHQMAHIPKGHHHGNAVSLLRAAAASANQSSMLILQETCTDASGSMVVYAPVDIPAMHLLMNGGDAAYVALLPSGFAILPDANRSSPGSLLTVAFQILVNSQPTAKLTVESVETVNNLISCTIKKIKAALHCDTT